The sequence TTTTCAGACAGCGATTTGGAAATCGATCCTCTTGACGAAAATTTTTCCGCGGCTGCAGAACATTTGCAAAAGATACACGAAAAACTTGTATCTACCGATTTATTAGAATTATATGCTTTATATAAGCAAGCCACATGTGGTCGTTGTAATACTCTAAAACCTAGTGTATTTAATATGCAAAGCCGTAGCAAATGGTGCGCATGGAATGACTTGGCTGAAATGACATCTCTAGAAGCTAAACGTTTATAtattgaaaaactaaaaaaagctGACCCCGATTGGCAACCAAAAAATATTACCAAGCGCATCAATGCGTCTTCTACTGGTTGGGTAGTACATTCCATTCCACAGCAAATCGAGGATTTGGAGCATAAGGAAgaacatgaaaaaaatgttttcgattATATAAAAGAGGGAAATCTGGCTCAACTTCGTAAAACCTTAACACCAGAAAGTATGGAATTGTTGGATGAGCATGGTATGGGTCTCATACACTGGGCAACTGATCGTAACGCTGTGGATATTTTGCAACATCTCATAGAAGCTGGTGTAGATGTCAATTTCTGTGACTCTGATAAACAAACGGCTCTGCACTATGCTGCCAGTTGTGGTCATATTGAATGTATACGCATTTTGCTAGATGCCAATGCTGATACATCGATCAAGGACGTAGATGGGCAGTCTTGCCGTGATGTTGCGGATTGCAAAGAAATTTGTGAATTGCTCAAAATTTAGCAGAAttccataaaaatatatatatcgtaGACATATTTTCTGTTTTTGCTTACCAACTAGCGTTCAAATATGTATTaccaaattaattaaatatattatatattttccggtgcaatttgtttaaaataaaattttctatggttgtagaaaaatatatgtatttcgtTTCAAAATTCAATTACAACTGAACGAAACAGTTAAATTTTTCGAGTGAAAATGATTTTTTAGAATATATTCatcccaattctaaaccaaaattccgtgcgagttttttcccttctcggattcctcgtattctaaataaaaattccttgtgagtttttcacttctccctttcctcctattctgaacaatgttcgaaaaagcggaaaccggttatgggagaaaagtaggtattatgaatgtgagggagacggagatttctctaccatttcataggagttttttcactagttaaattaaagggaatgcatcaaaatagttaaaggaaattgattcttttaagaaagaacacttatttgtacaaacttgtactaaaatatgtatttacattctaccccaatattctcactgttaatacaacaacaacagcaaccacaatatttattttaagtcgaaaagtatatcataagcaacggtagagctcttggtatacatatttgatgcagccatccagaaattgcgcaaggattttttaataaggcttaaatagattttggcatatgacgaaggacgaattcaactcaacttggccgccagaaaattgccttgctggatgaaagcaggcaactccagccgATTAGtattatgcggccgtcttcttcgtatgttccgctgttgatgttgctgtggcatcaattcattactcatttcagtgaataccacatgaaatgcaataaatactgtgcattgtttatattttatttcttaatttccaacaatgattaaacttttaaattttttaaacaaaagaagaaatgtgcaacgaaatttcaattgacaaaacagctgactacgaaattcctattccccaattattattctccctaggagaacagaattggaggaatttttccccgggaataaaaaaatccgcgagaacaaaattccgcgagaatatttagaattggtctgattatcgGGAAGATGTCACAAAGCACAATTGATAGATTTTGATTGCCGTGCGGGTAATAGGTTCTACACCTAATGCTTCGGCAAAATTAAAaccattttaatttttcactaGTCAGCCAAGGGCATGCTGGTGAgactaataataaaatatttggtcCAAAATATCGGGAGGGATATCAATCGACGCGTATTGACCACGGCAACAATAAACCGAAAGGAACATTTTGACTCTGTCctcagatatttgcagttgatgttggcaattttcatgtggttgttgtaattttgttgtacacacttatttgttataagcgcgaccgaaggccgacATTGCTGAAAGGGTTTAGTTTTGGAGATTATTGTTACCGAGGTAAAGACACATCTCCCGGCATTTGGACGTGCAttagcagttgttgttgtaaattattaaagtttttgatgttgatggtcctttgccgaatatagatcccGCACTTTCCGATAACAAGCATTATTAAGACTAGCCCTGTTAACCCGTTGACCGGATGTGAATGTGCGACGGtcagcaaaaattaaatttttatttaaaatccaGCTAAACGAATAATCTTAAGTCAATACAATAATTACTAATATAAATTCAAAGAATgttttattttcgttattttttatCAACTGCGAGCGCTATCTAGGTAATTCGAAATTGAATACAAATTATTgtagatatttttaaaatttttatttccacaACTTTTTAATCGACATGTTCTTTTCAGAGTCTTTTTGCATTACTTTTGCAACGGCCATTTCAAAATCTTCTTGTGTCACATGTACTCGACGTTCACGTAAAGCGTACATACCGGCTTCCGTGCATACACCTTTTACTTCAGCTCCTGATGCACCAGGCATTAGTTCTGCTATTTTGCGCAAATTGATGCCTCTGGTCAAATTCATTTTACGTGAATGAATTTTCAAAATATCTAAGCGGGCTTCTTCGTTTGGTGGTGGGAATTCAATTTTACGATCGATACGACCAGGGCGTAGAAGCGCTGGATCCAAAATATCAATACGATTAGTAGCCATTATTACTTTTATATTCTTAGTGGCTTCAAAACCATCCAATTGATTGAGTAACTCCAACATGGTACGTTGAACTTCTGAATCACCACCAGATCCAGATTCAATGCGGGAAGAACCAATCGAATCGATTTCGTCCATAAAAATTATGGATGGTGCATGTTCACGTGCCATTACGAATAATTCACGTACCATACGCGAACCTTCACCAATGAATTTTTGTACCAATTCGGAGCCCGATACACGTATAAATGTACATTCTGTATGATGTGCTACAGCACGGGCTAATAGAGTTTTTCCTGTACCGGGAGGTCCATAAAGTAGTACACCTTTCGGTTGAGCTATACCCAGAGCATCAAATAATTCTGGATGTTTTACTGGTAATTCAATAACTTCCTTGATTTCTTTTATTTGCTTGTCCAAACCACCAACCATTTCGTAAGTAGAATCAGGCACCTTTTCAACCATCATAAGTGATACCAAAGGATCAACTTTGTTGGGCAAAATTTTATGCAAGGTATAACTCTCATTACGTAAAGCAACACGACAATTGGGTGTAACATCGTTAATATCGATATTCTTATCAATATCAACAACAAATTTCCCCTCGGGATGCACCTTTACTAGTACCTTCTTTTTATCCATTGGTTTAACTACTTCTCCTACATAACTACCTTGCTCTTGCAACAACTGCAACTCCTCGCGTAACATGCGTACTATGTGAAAACCAAACATTTCACAGTTAAGATAATCTAATCATTCAAAATTTTGAGTTATTACCTTTGGCGTTGAGCTCATTGCGCTGTGCTTGCAATCGACGTAAGTTCTGACCCTTTTCCGCAACAATCAACTGCAGCTCCTCaattttctgtatgtaatatgccCGGAAACCCTCGCCTTTTAGAGCAGTGTCGATTTCCATCTACGTTAAATGTTACCGAAATAcgtatttaatttttcaatataaCTGAATTTTGTTGTGCAGCTTACCCGATTAGTTACGGTCATTTTATTCtatgttttaattttattctgGCTCAAATACTTTTATGAAATGACGATGCAAAAGTTTTGTTAGAAATGTC is a genomic window of Eurosta solidaginis isolate ZX-2024a chromosome 4, ASM4086904v1, whole genome shotgun sequence containing:
- the Rpt6 gene encoding 26S proteasome regulatory subunit 8; this encodes MTVTNRMEIDTALKGEGFRAYYIQKIEELQLIVAEKGQNLRRLQAQRNELNAKVRMLREELQLLQEQGSYVGEVVKPMDKKKVLVKVHPEGKFVVDIDKNIDINDVTPNCRVALRNESYTLHKILPNKVDPLVSLMMVEKVPDSTYEMVGGLDKQIKEIKEVIELPVKHPELFDALGIAQPKGVLLYGPPGTGKTLLARAVAHHTECTFIRVSGSELVQKFIGEGSRMVRELFVMAREHAPSIIFMDEIDSIGSSRIESGSGGDSEVQRTMLELLNQLDGFEATKNIKVIMATNRIDILDPALLRPGRIDRKIEFPPPNEEARLDILKIHSRKMNLTRGINLRKIAELMPGASGAEVKGVCTEAGMYALRERRVHVTQEDFEMAVAKVMQKDSEKNMSIKKLWK
- the anox gene encoding acyl-CoA-binding domain-containing protein 6, with product MSLSDFSDSDLEIDPLDENFSAAAEHLQKIHEKLVSTDLLELYALYKQATCGRCNTLKPSVFNMQSRSKWCAWNDLAEMTSLEAKRLYIEKLKKADPDWQPKNITKRINASSTGWVVHSIPQQIEDLEHKEEHEKNVFDYIKEGNLAQLRKTLTPESMELLDEHGMGLIHWATDRNAVDILQHLIEAGVDVNFCDSDKQTALHYAASCGHIECIRILLDANADTSIKDVDGQSCRDVADCKEICELLKI